From the Carya illinoinensis cultivar Pawnee chromosome 4, C.illinoinensisPawnee_v1, whole genome shotgun sequence genome, one window contains:
- the LOC122306707 gene encoding probable caffeoyl-CoA O-methyltransferase At4g26220 isoform X1: protein MYNLGMEQYTKTLLSKGLLQSEDLYQYILETSVYPREPEPLKELRHATAGHPRARMATSPDAGQLMAMLLKLVNAKKAIEVGVYTGYSLLLTALTIPEDCKITAIDVNRETFEIGLPIIKKAGVADKIDFIESEALPALDQLLQNTENEGSFDFAFVDADKGNYWNYHERMMKLLKVGGVVVYDNTLWSGTVILSDELVPENLKQWKEPIIEFNKLVAADPRVQLSHASVGDGMAICTRLY from the exons ATGTATAATCTCG GAATGGAGCAATATACGAAAACATTACTTTCAAAGGGTTTATTGCAGAGTGAAGATTTGTACCAG TATATCTTGGAGACGAGTGTGTACCCACGTGAACCAGAACCTCTCAAGGAGCTAAGGCATGCCACTGCTGGCCACCCTCG TGCTAGGATGGCTACTTCACCAGATGCAGGTCAGTTGATGGCCATGCTGTTAAAGCTAGTAAATGCCAAGAAGGCTATTGAAGTTGGCGTTTACACAGGATACTCTCTTCTCCTGACTGCTCTTACAATTCCAGAGGATTGCAAG ATCACAGCCATAGATGTAAATCGGGAGACATTTGAAATTGGATTGCCAATTATAAAGAAAGCTGGTGTTGCAGATAAAATTGATTTCATCGAGTCCGAGGCTTTACCAGCTCTTGATCAACTATTACAAAAT ACCGAGAATGAAGGGAGTTTCGACTTTGCTTTTGTTGATGCGGACAAGGGTAATTATTGGAACTACCATGAGAGAATGATGAAACTACTGAAAGTGGGTGGGGTGGTTGTATACGATAACACACTTTGGTCAGGAACAGTTATACTGTCTGATGAGTTGGTTCCAGAGAACTTGAAACAGTGGAAGGAGCCGATAATTGAGTTTAACAAATTAGTGGCAGCTGATCCTCGTGTCCAATTGTCACATGCTTCCGTAGGTGATGGCATGGCAATCTGCACTCGTCTCTACTGA
- the LOC122306707 gene encoding probable caffeoyl-CoA O-methyltransferase At4g26220 isoform X2 — MEQYTKTLLSKGLLQSEDLYQYILETSVYPREPEPLKELRHATAGHPRARMATSPDAGQLMAMLLKLVNAKKAIEVGVYTGYSLLLTALTIPEDCKITAIDVNRETFEIGLPIIKKAGVADKIDFIESEALPALDQLLQNTENEGSFDFAFVDADKGNYWNYHERMMKLLKVGGVVVYDNTLWSGTVILSDELVPENLKQWKEPIIEFNKLVAADPRVQLSHASVGDGMAICTRLY, encoded by the exons ATGGAGCAATATACGAAAACATTACTTTCAAAGGGTTTATTGCAGAGTGAAGATTTGTACCAG TATATCTTGGAGACGAGTGTGTACCCACGTGAACCAGAACCTCTCAAGGAGCTAAGGCATGCCACTGCTGGCCACCCTCG TGCTAGGATGGCTACTTCACCAGATGCAGGTCAGTTGATGGCCATGCTGTTAAAGCTAGTAAATGCCAAGAAGGCTATTGAAGTTGGCGTTTACACAGGATACTCTCTTCTCCTGACTGCTCTTACAATTCCAGAGGATTGCAAG ATCACAGCCATAGATGTAAATCGGGAGACATTTGAAATTGGATTGCCAATTATAAAGAAAGCTGGTGTTGCAGATAAAATTGATTTCATCGAGTCCGAGGCTTTACCAGCTCTTGATCAACTATTACAAAAT ACCGAGAATGAAGGGAGTTTCGACTTTGCTTTTGTTGATGCGGACAAGGGTAATTATTGGAACTACCATGAGAGAATGATGAAACTACTGAAAGTGGGTGGGGTGGTTGTATACGATAACACACTTTGGTCAGGAACAGTTATACTGTCTGATGAGTTGGTTCCAGAGAACTTGAAACAGTGGAAGGAGCCGATAATTGAGTTTAACAAATTAGTGGCAGCTGATCCTCGTGTCCAATTGTCACATGCTTCCGTAGGTGATGGCATGGCAATCTGCACTCGTCTCTACTGA